Proteins from a single region of Flavobacterium sp. YJ01:
- a CDS encoding nucleoside deaminase, whose translation MINPFTDEYFMKKALQEAEIAFERGEIPVGAVIVVADKVIASSHNLTELLNDVTAHAEMQSITAAANFLGGKYLKDCTLYVTLEPCQMCAGALYWSQISKIVFGARDEQRGFLNMGTKLHPKTTVVSGVMANEAADLMKRFFLERRK comes from the coding sequence ATGATAAATCCTTTTACAGACGAATATTTTATGAAAAAAGCTTTGCAGGAAGCTGAAATTGCTTTTGAAAGAGGCGAAATTCCTGTTGGCGCTGTAATTGTAGTTGCAGATAAAGTAATTGCAAGCAGTCATAATTTAACCGAATTATTAAATGATGTTACGGCACATGCTGAAATGCAATCTATAACTGCCGCCGCAAACTTCCTTGGCGGAAAATATTTGAAAGATTGCACACTTTATGTCACGCTCGAACCTTGTCAAATGTGCGCAGGCGCTTTGTATTGGAGCCAGATTTCTAAAATCGTTTTTGGGGCACGAGATGAACAAAGAGGATTTTTAAATATGGGAACAAAATTGCATCCTAAAACTACTGTTGTTTCTGGTGTTATGGCAAACGAAGCAGCAGATTTAATGAAGCGTTTTTTTCTGGAAAGAAGAAAATAA